A window of Armatimonadota bacterium contains these coding sequences:
- a CDS encoding vitamin B12-dependent ribonucleotide reductase, with product MLTKNAITVLERRYLRKDEQGNPIETPEGMFHRVANAVAAAERLYGKSDDEVREIEAEFYRMMSELEFLPNSPTLMNAGRKLGQLAACFVLPIEDTMESIFETIKHTALIHKSGGGTGFSFSRLRPAKDVVQSTNGVSSGPISFMEVFNAATEAIKQGGTRRGANMGCLRVDHPDILDFITAKKDNNRLTNFNISVLVTEQFMEAVEKNQDYDLINPRTGQKTKSLNARKVFDLIVNMAWRNGEPGIIFIDRINRDNPTPKLGEIESTNPCGEQPLLPYEACNLGSINLSKFVANSGGEPAVDYMRLGKAVRMAVRFLDDVIDVSKYPLVQIDKMVKGNRKIGLGVMGFADMLIMLGIPYDSEQAITLAEEVMSFIQTEARQMSAELAAERGAFPNFEGSIYDVPEGTRMRNATVTTIAPTGTLSIIAGCSSGIEPLFAVAYIRTVLDGTQLVEVNPLFEKIARERGFYSDALMKEIAVRGTVKGIAEVPTEVQRIFVTAHDIAPVWHVKMQAAFQKYVDNAVSKTVNFPNSATTEDVAEVFKLAYRLGCKGVTVYRDGSREEQVLSVGTSKKESTSNSETGVLQPRPRPVRTFGVTEKVKTGCGNLYVTINEDSEGLCEVFARMGKSGGCASSQLDAVSRVISAALRAGVKPESIIKQLRGNVCPSPAWDQGGRVLSCPDAIGIALEHYLQYKQTGEPVETVSKWQSPLDNLVGACPDCGSAVEHESGCIVCRFCGFSKCG from the coding sequence ATGCTCACCAAGAACGCAATCACTGTTTTAGAAAGGCGTTATCTTAGAAAAGATGAGCAGGGCAACCCAATTGAAACGCCCGAGGGTATGTTCCATCGCGTCGCTAATGCGGTCGCGGCAGCAGAGCGTCTGTATGGTAAGTCCGATGATGAGGTCAGGGAAATCGAAGCCGAGTTTTACCGAATGATGTCAGAGCTAGAATTCCTGCCAAACAGTCCTACGCTGATGAATGCAGGAAGGAAGCTGGGCCAACTAGCCGCATGTTTTGTTTTGCCTATCGAAGATACAATGGAGAGCATCTTCGAAACCATCAAGCACACTGCGCTCATTCATAAGAGTGGTGGGGGCACGGGATTCTCATTCTCACGCCTCAGGCCAGCGAAAGACGTCGTCCAATCTACCAACGGCGTTTCCAGTGGCCCAATTTCCTTTATGGAGGTTTTTAACGCGGCTACCGAGGCTATTAAGCAGGGCGGCACCCGTAGGGGAGCGAATATGGGTTGCCTGCGTGTAGATCACCCTGATATCCTTGATTTCATTACAGCAAAAAAGGACAACAACCGGCTTACCAATTTCAATATCTCCGTTCTTGTTACCGAACAGTTCATGGAAGCTGTCGAGAAAAATCAGGACTACGACCTAATCAATCCTCGCACAGGCCAAAAAACAAAATCGCTAAATGCGCGCAAAGTCTTCGATTTGATAGTAAACATGGCGTGGCGGAACGGTGAGCCGGGGATTATTTTCATTGACCGTATCAACCGTGACAACCCTACTCCAAAGCTTGGAGAGATTGAATCGACAAATCCGTGTGGTGAACAGCCGCTCCTCCCCTATGAGGCATGTAATCTGGGCTCAATTAATTTGTCAAAATTCGTTGCTAACTCTGGAGGTGAGCCTGCGGTAGATTACATGAGATTGGGGAAGGCCGTTAGGATGGCGGTTAGATTCCTTGATGACGTCATTGATGTCAGCAAATACCCTCTGGTGCAAATTGATAAGATGGTCAAAGGCAACCGCAAGATTGGGCTAGGGGTTATGGGCTTTGCAGATATGCTAATTATGCTAGGTATACCTTATGATTCTGAGCAAGCAATCACTTTGGCAGAGGAAGTGATGTCGTTCATCCAAACCGAAGCTAGACAGATGTCCGCGGAACTTGCCGCTGAACGAGGAGCATTTCCAAATTTCGAGGGAAGCATCTACGATGTGCCAGAGGGAACCCGAATGAGAAATGCAACAGTGACAACCATTGCCCCAACTGGTACTCTGTCAATAATCGCTGGGTGCTCAAGCGGAATAGAACCACTGTTTGCAGTTGCATACATCCGTACAGTTCTCGATGGGACCCAGCTTGTAGAAGTCAATCCATTATTCGAGAAAATTGCCAGAGAGCGAGGATTCTATAGCGATGCCCTGATGAAGGAAATCGCTGTACGTGGCACAGTAAAAGGAATAGCCGAAGTACCAACGGAAGTTCAGCGCATATTTGTTACGGCTCACGACATTGCGCCTGTGTGGCATGTAAAGATGCAGGCAGCATTCCAAAAATACGTAGACAATGCGGTTTCGAAAACCGTCAACTTCCCGAATTCCGCAACAACCGAAGATGTAGCGGAAGTCTTCAAGCTTGCCTACCGTTTGGGTTGCAAAGGCGTTACTGTCTACCGGGACGGCAGCCGTGAAGAACAAGTGCTGAGCGTTGGCACTAGCAAAAAGGAATCTACATCAAATTCCGAGACCGGTGTGCTTCAGCCGCGACCAAGGCCGGTTCGGACGTTTGGTGTGACCGAGAAAGTTAAAACGGGTTGCGGAAATCTATACGTGACGATAAACGAAGATAGCGAAGGTCTATGTGAAGTTTTTGCTAGAATGGGAAAATCTGGTGGATGTGCCTCATCTCAGCTTGATGCGGTGTCGCGCGTTATCTCGGCGGCTCTTCGAGCTGGGGTTAAGCCTGAATCCATCATCAAACAGCTGAGGGGGAATGTTTGTCCCTCGCCAGCATGGGATCAAGGAGGCCGAGTACTCTCATGTCCCGATGCTATTGGAATTGCTCTTGAACATTACCTTCAATACAAGCAGACAGGCGAGCCGGTAGAGACAGTAAGCAAATGGCAGAGCCCGCTAGACAATCTTGTTGGTGCTTGCCCTGACTGCGGCAGTGCTGTCGAACACGAATCTGGATGCATTGTTTGCCGCTTTTGCGGGTTCTCCAAGTGCGGGTAG
- the nrdR gene encoding transcriptional regulator NrdR gives MKCPYCGQNNDKVLDSRSVRDGEGIRRRRECLECGRRFTTYEEIEELRLVVVKKDERREPFDRSKLLKGMITACEKRPVSVAQLEAAADEIERTLYNRGEKEVRSSEIGDMVIEKLRRLDQVAYVRFASVYRQFEDVTQFKELVEVLDADLAGN, from the coding sequence ATGAAATGTCCTTATTGCGGTCAAAATAATGACAAGGTTTTAGACTCCCGCTCGGTTCGTGATGGAGAGGGAATCCGCCGTCGCCGAGAATGCCTCGAATGTGGTAGGAGATTTACTACGTACGAGGAAATAGAAGAACTTCGTCTTGTCGTGGTGAAAAAAGACGAACGGCGGGAGCCTTTCGACCGTTCAAAATTACTTAAGGGAATGATTACTGCCTGCGAGAAGCGGCCGGTTAGCGTTGCACAACTTGAAGCTGCCGCAGATGAAATTGAGCGCACACTCTACAATCGTGGTGAAAAGGAGGTGCGCTCATCCGAGATTGGCGATATGGTTATCGAGAAGCTCAGACGCCTGGACCAAGTTGCTTATGTAAGATTTGCGTCTGTCTACCGTCAATTCGAAGATGTAACGCAGTTCAAAGAACTCGTAGAAGTTCTTGATGCAGATTTGGCAGGCAATTGA